One segment of Schistocerca nitens isolate TAMUIC-IGC-003100 chromosome 3, iqSchNite1.1, whole genome shotgun sequence DNA contains the following:
- the LOC126249116 gene encoding larval cuticle protein A2B-like, with the protein MAYKVLVLASLVGVACGGIIGGHGVLTAGPPLAVVARGPAPVVKAVAGTDTDFDPSPQYSYAYDIADSLTGDNKGQQETRDGDVVQGSYTLLEADGSRRTVEYTADPVNGFNAVVHREAAVVGGKAVVGPPAGLQKTVGPFGVAKVPAAVGFAPLHTQAYIG; encoded by the exons ATGGCTTACAAG GTACTGGTGCTAGCGTCGCTGGTGGGCGTGGCGTGCGGTGGCATCATCGGGGGACACGGGGTGCTGACGGCGGGGCCGCCGCTCGCCGTCGTGGCCAGGGGCCCGGCGCCGGTGGTGAAGGCCGTGGCGGGCACCGACACCGACTTCGACCCCAGCCCGCAGTACAGCTACGCGTACGACATCGCGGACTCGCTGACCGGCGACAACAAGGGCCAGCAGGAGACGCGCGACGGCGACGTGGTGCAGGGCAGCTACACGCTGCTCGAGGCGGACGGCTCGCGCCGCACCGTCGAGTACACGGCGGACCCCGTCAACGGCTTCAACGCCGTCGTGCACCGCGAGGCGGCCGTGGTAGGCGGCAAGGCGGTGGTCGGCCCGCCAGCGGGGCTGCAAAAGACGGTCGGCCCCTTCGGCGTCGCCAAGGTGCCCGCCGCCGTCGGCTTCGCGCCGCTCCACACCCAGGCCTACATCGGCTAG